The following are encoded together in the Arcticibacterium luteifluviistationis genome:
- a CDS encoding SDR family oxidoreductase codes for MKTALITGGSKGIGYGVAEKLINDGIKVAITARTEADLKEATAALNKIKEGFAIGIVSDVKDLASQEAAVKQVLDTWGQIDYFIANAGVGHFAPIQEMTAEQWQQTIDINLTGLFFSAKASLDALKATKGYFITISSLAGTNFFAQGAAYNASKFGAVGFSQAMMMDVRNDDIKVTTIMPGSVSTYFAGHTPSDADAWKIQPEDIGQIVSDLIKMPARTLPSKIEVRPSKTAKG; via the coding sequence ATGAAAACAGCACTAATAACTGGCGGAAGTAAAGGAATAGGATACGGCGTAGCCGAAAAACTAATTAATGATGGCATCAAAGTAGCTATCACCGCCAGAACAGAAGCCGATTTAAAAGAAGCTACGGCAGCTCTGAACAAGATAAAAGAAGGTTTTGCGATAGGAATAGTTTCTGACGTAAAAGATTTAGCTTCACAGGAGGCTGCCGTGAAACAGGTTTTAGACACTTGGGGCCAAATAGATTATTTCATCGCTAATGCGGGTGTAGGGCATTTTGCTCCTATTCAAGAAATGACCGCCGAGCAATGGCAACAAACCATCGATATTAACCTTACGGGTTTATTTTTCTCTGCAAAAGCAAGCCTTGATGCTTTAAAAGCTACTAAAGGTTATTTCATTACCATATCAAGTTTAGCAGGAACAAACTTCTTTGCCCAAGGAGCTGCATATAATGCATCAAAATTTGGAGCAGTTGGATTTTCTCAAGCTATGATGATGGATGTAAGAAATGACGACATTAAGGTAACTACCATTATGCCGGGTTCGGTATCTACGTATTTTGCTGGTCATACGCCATCAGATGCAGATGCTTGGAAAATACAGCCAGAAGATATTGGTCAAATAGTTTCTGACTTAATTAAAATGCCAGCTAGAACGCTGCCGAGTAAGATTGAGGTTAGGCCTAGTAAGACGGCTAAGGGGTAA